In Geopsychrobacter electrodiphilus DSM 16401, a single window of DNA contains:
- a CDS encoding Fur family transcriptional regulator: MKNPEELFLDYLARKRLKNTNQRMIILKSFLRQTRHLSTEDFYLQLRKKHPGIGYATVHRTLKLFAECGIAAERNFGDGQMRFEVSYHNQHHDHLVCTACGRILEFENQQIEELQREVALTHNFFIQDHRLELYGLCSQCHTNKQ, from the coding sequence ATGAAAAATCCGGAAGAGTTGTTTCTTGACTATCTGGCACGCAAGCGTCTGAAAAATACCAACCAGCGCATGATTATTCTCAAGTCCTTTTTGCGGCAGACCAGGCATCTGTCGACGGAGGATTTTTATCTGCAACTGCGCAAAAAACATCCCGGGATCGGTTATGCCACGGTGCATCGTACTTTAAAGCTGTTTGCTGAATGCGGCATCGCTGCCGAACGCAATTTTGGTGATGGGCAGATGCGATTCGAGGTCAGTTATCATAACCAGCATCATGACCATCTGGTCTGCACCGCTTGCGGTCGCATCCTTGAATTTGAAAACCAGCAGATTGAAGAGCTTCAACGGGAAGTCGCTCTGACGCATAATTTTTTCATTCAGGATCATCGGCTCGAGCTTTATGGGCTTTGCAGTCAGTGCCACACTAATAAACAGTAA
- a CDS encoding trypsin-like peptidase domain-containing protein, with the protein MTSIRTSIFALLWLLLLLVTAGQAAERETPVVKAVALARRAVVNIRTEQVQRRNDTPFGFGDSFFEQFFRDQLPPSTMTKQSLGSGVIIDARGHVLTNAHVVAKASKIYVALPDHSDEMEAQLVGIDERLDLAVLQISGKGDWPYLRPARSDDLMLGETVIAIGNPLGLGHSITTGVISSVARRIELEKGFSSVFIQSDALINPGNSGGPLININGELIGINTAIARQAQGIGFSIPADVIKRVLKELIDYGQVRPVYLGIIPGEVGDSFMPQDGNRGVLLVDFLEKSPAKVGGLHVADVIQSVNGISLSDIDELNAQLATYPPGSRVTLGVLRGLNRLSCEVTLAPLSDDYLMAYTRQVFGLGFQLGREEMLITSVEAKSAASHAGIEPGDRIVEIAHRKVGDPDNFRHLMASLIGREPLTFLVVRDNRGYLLQLPQ; encoded by the coding sequence GGTCAAAGCCGTTGCACTGGCACGTCGGGCGGTGGTAAATATCCGCACCGAACAGGTGCAACGACGTAACGATACCCCCTTCGGGTTTGGCGATTCATTTTTTGAACAATTTTTTCGCGATCAGCTGCCGCCTTCCACGATGACAAAACAATCACTCGGTTCGGGGGTGATCATTGATGCCAGGGGACATGTCCTGACCAACGCTCATGTTGTTGCCAAGGCGTCTAAAATCTATGTTGCGCTGCCTGACCATAGTGATGAGATGGAGGCGCAGCTTGTCGGGATTGATGAGCGACTTGATCTGGCGGTACTGCAGATTTCCGGAAAAGGGGACTGGCCTTATTTGCGGCCCGCGCGATCTGACGACCTGATGCTTGGTGAAACCGTTATTGCCATAGGCAATCCGTTGGGATTAGGGCATTCAATCACAACCGGCGTCATCAGCTCGGTGGCGCGACGTATTGAGCTTGAAAAGGGTTTCTCTTCGGTTTTTATTCAATCAGACGCGTTGATCAATCCAGGTAATTCGGGTGGCCCATTGATCAATATCAATGGAGAACTGATCGGCATTAATACCGCCATCGCCCGTCAGGCACAGGGGATCGGATTTTCAATTCCGGCTGATGTGATCAAGCGCGTTCTCAAGGAATTGATCGATTATGGCCAGGTGCGACCGGTGTATCTGGGGATTATCCCGGGCGAAGTCGGCGATTCATTTATGCCCCAGGACGGCAATCGTGGCGTGCTGTTGGTCGATTTTCTCGAGAAATCTCCGGCGAAAGTGGGCGGCTTACACGTTGCGGATGTGATTCAGTCAGTTAATGGCATCAGCCTGTCTGATATAGATGAGTTGAATGCCCAGTTGGCCACCTATCCACCGGGGAGTCGGGTAACACTAGGCGTTCTGCGCGGGTTAAATCGGCTCTCTTGCGAAGTTACCCTCGCCCCCTTGTCCGATGATTATCTGATGGCTTATACTCGGCAAGTCTTCGGCCTGGGTTTTCAACTTGGGCGTGAGGAAATGTTGATCACTTCGGTTGAGGCAAAATCGGCTGCCTCTCATGCCGGAATTGAACCGGGTGACCGCATCGTCGAGATTGCCCACCGAAAGGTTGGAGATCCAGATAATTTCAGACATCTTATGGCGTCACTGATCGGACGTGAACCTCTCACCTTTCTAGTCGTGCGTGACAACCGTGGGTATCTTCTACAGTTGCCACAGTAA
- a CDS encoding TlpA disulfide reductase family protein, with protein MKKLFLLLLILSMPLMAIAWSERPQEAPRAVTVGDIAPDFTLENMQGEKVSLSQLRGKVVIVNFWATWCPPCRREMPSMEVMHQTFKDDGLVLLAINVEKEGRSNVAKFLKESPYQFPILLDDSGKVQNLYGVFQFPESFIIDRNGVVVKKVIGAVPWMGGPHYNLLHFMLKG; from the coding sequence ATGAAAAAACTGTTTTTACTGCTGCTGATCCTGAGTATGCCTCTGATGGCCATTGCCTGGAGTGAACGCCCTCAGGAAGCACCCCGGGCGGTTACCGTTGGCGACATAGCCCCAGACTTCACCCTTGAAAACATGCAAGGGGAAAAGGTCAGCCTCTCGCAACTACGTGGTAAGGTTGTCATCGTCAACTTCTGGGCGACCTGGTGCCCTCCCTGTCGGCGTGAAATGCCCTCAATGGAAGTCATGCATCAAACCTTCAAGGATGATGGACTGGTACTGCTGGCGATTAATGTCGAAAAAGAGGGGCGGAGTAACGTTGCAAAGTTTCTCAAGGAATCCCCCTACCAATTTCCGATTCTGCTCGACGATAGCGGCAAGGTTCAGAACCTTTACGGCGTCTTTCAGTTTCCTGAATCGTTTATTATCGATCGCAACGGCGTCGTAGTGAAAAAAGTCATTGGTGCCGTTCCCTGGATGGGTGGCCCCCATTATAACCTGCTTCATTTTATGCTCAAAGGCTGA
- a CDS encoding cytochrome c biogenesis CcdA family protein — MHAAADITLWVAFYAGVLSFFSPCVLPLIPSYLTYISGLSFGQLSDAHASAKVRMTILAHSLVFVAGFSLVFISLGALAGMASATFQMHLREGLGWLQKIGGVLIFLFGVHLSGLFHFGVLLGEHRFQLRNKPSGFIGTLIVGIAFAAGWTPCIGPILGAILAIAASSSGGAWRGVTLLAVYSAGLGVPFLIAGGLFHWFLNFFDRFKKHIRFVEVFTGGLLMAVGVLLFFDLFSRMSGFLYGFLPSTFG; from the coding sequence ATGCATGCCGCAGCCGATATTACCCTTTGGGTCGCATTTTACGCCGGGGTCCTTTCTTTTTTTTCTCCCTGTGTGTTGCCACTGATTCCGAGCTATCTCACCTATATCTCCGGTCTCTCCTTTGGTCAGTTGAGTGACGCCCATGCCAGCGCTAAGGTAAGGATGACTATCCTGGCGCACTCTCTGGTGTTTGTTGCCGGATTTTCACTTGTATTTATTTCGTTGGGCGCTCTTGCAGGCATGGCTTCGGCAACCTTTCAAATGCATCTGCGCGAGGGTTTAGGTTGGCTGCAGAAGATTGGCGGGGTGTTGATTTTTTTGTTCGGGGTTCATTTGAGTGGCCTGTTTCATTTTGGTGTGTTGCTGGGTGAGCACCGTTTTCAGCTCAGAAACAAACCTTCGGGATTCATCGGCACACTGATTGTCGGCATCGCTTTCGCGGCCGGCTGGACCCCCTGTATTGGGCCAATTTTAGGTGCGATCCTGGCAATCGCGGCCAGCAGCTCAGGCGGTGCCTGGCGCGGGGTCACACTGCTGGCGGTCTATTCCGCTGGACTGGGGGTGCCTTTTCTCATCGCCGGGGGCCTGTTTCACTGGTTTCTAAATTTCTTTGATCGCTTCAAAAAACATATCCGATTTGTTGAAGTCTTCACCGGGGGCCTGTTGATGGCCGTTGGCGTCCTGCTCTTTTTCGACCTCTTCAGTCGCATGAGCGGGTTTCTTTATGGTTTTCTTCCCTCCACGTTTGGCTGA